In Glycine max cultivar Williams 82 chromosome 10, Glycine_max_v4.0, whole genome shotgun sequence, the DNA window CCCTGACCAACCCCCCTCCGTTTTCCTCCTCTGTCCCTCGCACCATTCCTAACCCTGCACAAAACCACCGAATCAAGTTAGATGTGCCTCGCTTTGACGGCACAAACCCTTTGGGCTGGATTTTCAAAATTAGTCAATTCTTCGAGTATCATGGCACTCCTGAACATGACCGTTTGACAATTGCCTCCTTCTACATGGAGGGGCGCGCACTAGCCTAGTTCCAGTGGATGACCTTCACCTCGTGGTCAGGGTTTTTACAGGCACTCCAGACCAGATTTGCGCCATCTCAATACGAGGACCCAACAAGGGCCCTCTTCAAGCTCACGCAGAAGGGAACAGTAGCCACATACCTTTCCGAATTTGAAGACCTTGCAAACCACATCGTGGGACTTCCGGCACCGTTCCTCCTCAGCTGCTATGTCTCCAGCCTCACTCCGGAGATTTTCCATGAGGTACAGGCCCATCAACCTTTGACTCTCTCCCAGGCCGCGTGCCTTGTCTGCCTTCAGGAGGAAAAACTCCAAGACTCTCGCCCACCCCTGTCCTTTTTCCGGCCTCCCCCAACTCCACCCCCACTCTCCGTGAACCCCCCTCGAACGAACCCTCCTCAGACTCTTCTCTCCCCGCCCCTGCGACCCCCACCTTCCCCCACACTCTCTTCTCGCCCACCACTACCCCCTCCACCCTTTAAACGGCTAACCTCCGAGGAGATTGCCTCTCGCCGCGAGCGCGACCTCTGTTTTAGCTGTGACGAGAAATACCATAGAGGCCACCGTTGTGTCTCTAGGGTATTTCTTCTGCTTGCAGAGGAAGAGGATCCTCCTGACCCTGTTCTTATAGAAACCCTGGACCCTGACCCGGACCCAACCCATGACCCGACCCACACCCATGACCCATACCCGGCTAGGTTTTTTAGAAagaattcttttaatttgtatatgataacatataaaaaaatttggataAACTTGGCAGGGAAgaaatttttacttttcaagAAATCGTAACTTTAAAACTTTTAGTGTCAtgttttataagtatttttaagaaatatattgtcgcaaaattattattcatgacaataatttttaacttatatctatattttttaaaaaacattcccTTGGATGGGTAAGAATTCTtcttttcaaagtttaatttttgttttatcataataaaaatatcatattgttcttattaaattatttaatatgataaataattaaaattattaataaaaatatcatataattctttgattattaaaatcttatctaaatttttttaatgattaattaaataagttttatttattttcagaaaatatgatttctagtatttatcaattttgaGTATGACAAAATTTATCTCTTGTCAAATGCCCctttatatataatgatttgaTATATGACCGCGCGTGTTTTAAGAAATTGTTTAAGTAGTGAAAGTAAACATAGATctatattaaattgaaataaaaataaaactatcaaATATGTTCACTTTAGcagcaattataaaaaaatgttcactTTAGTAGCAtattcacaattctaaaaaaatagtaatatacaCACAATATGAGAGGATTGTAAATACAATTAAGCTTAAATATCAACTTAGTAGTtgtaagtttgtattttttttaattttatttcttgtaagattttaattcaattttataaatattaaataaaatggtaaaataatcccaatatatttaacaaaagagATATGAATAAATGTAGAGAACAATTAATGAATAATACCAATAACAatcaaattagttaaaatttccGCGAAGGaactttaatattaattatgaatattaattcaaatcatGTAAAATCCAGCATATGATTCTTATGCGctactttaaataattattttaacaatttaaattagatatcatcttttgaaatcaattacattttttcctttaaaaaaattaattgtatttttcagacctcagaaataataattaatatgctaaattattatttactgtCTTAAGCTACTTTTTATTAAAGACCGATATTCTTAATGCTATTTTCAACTAATTtgcatatcattttattttaaattaattatattttataatctgATATAATGAATATTATGCCAATTATAAGAATTgaattttaaacattaataataagTTATGTAAATATCATTAAAGCTTATTTAAATTGCCGATTAGGTCTCCATATTCAactcatctaattttttttgtgcCAAAAAcagttaatttaaattatttattctccactaattaatatataatatacttttaatttattttacatggttttcataataatagtaattaatatattgGATTACCCTTTTTTacgttataaaatattaatcttGATTTGAATTATTTACTCTTccattaatatatttacatgaatataaaaagaaacagaaatgGTATTTACATGATTCTTATAATCATGTAAGTTTCATATAGTGTACCTTAACATGTATCTAATAAATAGTTTGTattatctcttgtttttttataagaaataaaagtgttatcacttcttttttataacaagaatcagaaatgatattaaattaaaaagtctaTCTCTGATTCTTCTTataaaaaacaagtgatagcaattttatttcttataaaaagatCAAAAGATAATACAAACTATTTACATGTCAAGGCACACTATATGATATACATATACATCAGaatgaagaataaaaacaaacaatgtaataagatatattaaaaacaatCCCTTAGGAAAGCCTAAagaatatatagatatatatcctGCCACAGTTTTCTTTTGGCAAAATCCATTTCAAACAGAAGCCAAAACGAAGAACAATGCAAGAAAAGCAAATCCAAAAAGAAGCATATATGTTCTTGTACTATGTAATGTAAcacagaataataataataataataataatgtgatcAGCAACCTCGGGCTAGCATTTCCATAAATTCCTGCAAAGACCTCTCTTTCTGAAGCCTCATTTCTTCACGGAACTTGGAAATGAATTCCTCTGCCTTCTGATCCACCTGCATCTCGTTTGTCTTAGCAACCAAAGCCTTCCATGCATCCTCTATAGTATCCATGATACCATTGTCAATCATCACCTCTTTGCCTCTGCTTCTTTCCTCTTGATGTGCATGTGCATGCACATTCATCacagaagaagaacaagaacaagaacaagaaggcTCATGACAAAAGAGGTTATCTATGCGTACGGAAGATATGTTCTTCTTCGAAGAGAGAGAGCGACGATCCCTTGAGGGAATGAGGTAAGGAAGGGTGTGCAAGATGGTGATGAGGCGTTTGAAGGTGGCTTCTATGGCTTTCGGAATGTAGAGTTTGTGAACTTTTGATTGCACTTTGTTGGAGATTCTCTTCCAAGTCTTCTTGGCAGGATCAAACTTCTTTCCTAGCCTTAGACGAGCCATatcccaacaacaacaacaacaaaaaaacttatagttggaaagaagatgatgagagAAAAACAAGGGATTGGAACAAGGTGAAGGAGGTTTTTATGCACACTGTTCtttatatgatttatttctTCTCAATCATCTCCATTAATTTCTACTGCATCGAATGTGGAACATGGAGTCTGTTTGGAATAACtaatcaaaagaagaaaattgatttttttatgtatggttttttaattcattttggaagcttaaaatatgaattgatttcattttgaaataatcttaaataaaagttaatgcATTTGGAAAATATCTGAATAATCTTATATTAGattgatttaaaaatcaattgatttAGTTACACTCAATAATCAGAATAActcaaaaatagaataaaatataataaatatagtatATAATAACTTTACActtgtatattttataatagaataatatattataattaatttaagattctattgaaaatagaataaatataaatttacatgaattaattgaattatgtAGAATGAATGAATATGAGTTGATACGATCCTatagaattaaatatttatatttatatgtatatatattgggGGTACCTCGCATCCCTTATCGGGCTGGTTCCTGAATCCGAGGGTGTGTCTTGGTCTGTTGTAACTTCTAAGGTGGAGTTTTAAAGCTTTGGGAATCCTATCAATCGAGGTGAGGTTATTGTGAAGAATGAGAATGGTTTGATACTTGTTTAGAGGTTTTGCTGATGATGCTGAGTTATGTTGGAGTGGGAAGTAAGACGTGAGGAGAAATGTGGCTCTGTTTTGGTTTTCTTACACTTATGATCAAACACTTGGTGGGTGGTTATATGTGGTTAAACAATGATGTGTTAGGTTCTGGTATATACTCCCTATGTTTTGAGGTGGAGTTTGATATTAGAGGAATCACGAATTTTCCTTGCTGAATGTCCTAGAGAACAATAGCCTTCTGGTATATGCATCCTTGTTTTTGTGAGGTGGGGTGGGTTTGGCTGTCCTAGACAATTCAGTAATTATTAtgcataattttgattttaatggagaagaatgaaataattaaaatgaatattcaaattaattaaatttaatgaagaagaataaaatagttaaaataaatattcgaattaattgtatttaataaagaagaataaaataaataaaaaagaaattgattgcATTTACTTGAAAAGAATGAACTATCACGTGCATCATCCATAGAACAAAAcagtttttcttatatatttttttgctaaatTGTCTTGGCAAAAGCCTAAGACACTAATGGATTAATACTCATGAAGGGAATTTACATCTTTCAAAAGAAAGTTTACAGTAAACTCAGGAATAACACTAAAAACGCAAGAATAAGTTACACATAAACCATGCTTTGAAAAGGAAACAGCCAAGATGTTGGCTTCTCTAATAATGTGTTTATAATAACATTGTTGGAATTGTCCATAAAAAATGGCCCATAACTCTGCAAGACGCAACCGTTGTGCCTTGGTAATATGATCCATCACAATTAAGTTTAAAGAATGTCTGACTAGGCTTCTTCCACTTTCTAGACTTATCATGATCAATCATTGTCTCATCATTGAGAAGCAAATTTTTGGACTTCCTTGCTTCTTTGAATTTCATGAAGAAGAGCCTTGACATCAGCAGCAATTTCCTCCATGGTTACCCattttttccgaaaaatcatCTCATTCCTCCTCCACCAAATTTTGTTTAAACCGCATCGAAAACAACATTTCAATGTGAACTATCAGTACATATGGTATTTCGCAAGTTTCTACTCAGCCAATCAAGAACATCATTTTGGAAGAAATCTGAATTTTCATGCATATTAAAATGACACTAAACCTGTTTTGCCCACTTACAATCACGCAGGGCATGCAACAAGGTCTCAGAATGTTTATTGTATAACATGCATCAATCATCAGTACAGGAAATAGCCGTAAAATTCATCTTATTTCTTGGGATATGATATGCAAACACAAGGAGCAAGGTGGGTTGATCAGTGTTACATGATGAAGCATGATAAATGACCAAACTATATCAGTCATTAGAAATTCTAACAATGCCTCTCATGTCTGGAAAGCTATAATTTCTCAATGACATAATATTGGAAACAACTTACCTTGGAACGTTCATAACGGTATTTCAGCTTCTCAATGGCATAATAAGGATATAAATTTGAAGCTTCACGTTGGccttttaacaaaattaacatctCCCCCGAAATCAGCATATACGATACCTCTTACTATGCATCAAAAACCAGCACCCCTTTTAAATATTCGCACAGGGGAAGAAAACTATGAATTTAAGACCAAgaaatcaataatattttcttcttgGGCATAACTCAAGaaatttacaaaatgaaaattacataATTGATAATCACCAATCCTGCTCAACGCTACAATTGTTATTGCTAATTCCCCTTTCTATTTAGAAAacaatttcccaccaaaaaagtAAGACCCCTTTTAGCAAACACTTAGTCCTAATTTTTAGGCCTTTTTAGCTACAGATAACACGGGAAAGGAAAGCCTTATCTTTTGACACTTGAAAGAAGGTCCTGCAACTACATTGAGCTTTCTACATGTTATCAGATACATGTTAATACACACTTGATGAGATATACATACATGAGaatgaagaataaaaacaaTGTAAAGAGGGAAAATAATCCCTTAGGAAAAGCCTAAAGAATAGATATATATCCTGCCACAGTTTTTGGCAAAATCCACTTCAACTGACTACCtcaaaagaaaaatccaaaCAACCATGCTCCATAGGTCACtatgaataacaaaaataaatttcaggAACCTCGGGCTAGCATCTCCTGAAATTCAAGCAAAGACCTCTCTTTCTGAAGCCTCATATCTTGACGAAACTTGGAAATGAATTCCTCTGCCTTCTGATCTACCTGCAGTTGAGGTGACTTAGCAACCAAAGCCTTCCATGCATCCTCTATAGTGTTCATATCACTGCTCCCTTCTGCCAAATCCTTTTTCACCTCTTTGCTTCTGCTTGTTTCCCCATGATGTGCATGTGCATGCACATTCAtcacagaagaagaagaagaagaagcaggctCAGTAAAGAGATCATCTATGCTTATGACAGATATGTTCTTCTTGCTATGAACATGGTAATTATTCGAAGCGAGAGAGCGACGATGACGAGCTCTTGAGGGTATGAGGTGATGAAGGGAGTGCAAGGAGGCAAGGAGGCGTTTGAAGGTGGCTTTGATGGCTTTGGGAATGTTGAGTTTTTGGACTTTTGATTGCACTTTGTTGAAGAAGCTCTTCCAAGCCTTCTTAGCAGGTTGGAGCTTCTTTCCTAGCCTCAGACGAGACATCAATCCCAACAAAGAACTTTTGGTTGGAAAGAAGGGATTGGAACAAGGTTGTCTAAAACAGGTGGGAGAGTTAGAACTAAGAAATTGTTCTTATGGTGAAGGGAGTTTTGATGCACAGCATTTTATGTAATTTCTTTCCACTCAAGTCTCTCCATTATCTTTGTGGTGTGCTGTCACATTGCCACATCATTAGTCAAAACAATGACTCAAGTACCATTTGTTTGATTTCTATATTGCATCCAATGTGGAATAGTCTgttatatgtttcttttattcatttgagaagtttaaaagaaaatatgaattcattttatttagaaataatCTTAATTTAAATGTTTGTGTATTTGGAAATTcactaaattttgttttgattttatttttgttttaataaactGACAATTTTACCTATTCTAACTAaggttaagattttttttattaatttattgaaaacatactttttatttattttgtaattggaAAGTATTTGAAGCTTCttatttgatatataattaatttttctcccATCTGATAGGCCTATTTTGAGATAAAATACCTCCAACATGATCATGTCACTAAATCACTTATTTCAACAACTTTTGATATactttacatttatttattaagtgtTTTAAACATGAAAGTTGgttaatcaatcaatttaaaACCTTATGTAGTTATGTTgcacaattaaattttaaataaaatcaaattaaatcaattctAACTTTAGTAATtccaaacaaaatcaaatattcaGAGATATTGGTCAAGAAAGATAGGTACAAGTTGAAAtgtattcaaataaaattcaaatttttagggCAAGTATGTCACTTTCGGCATAATAGACAGCGCAGAAGCAACCTTGTGTGCTGAGTTTATAAGGAAAGCTCACTTCTGTGAACCCCACCATATGGGAGGGAAGTGCCGGCATGAACTTTAAGTTTTCAACTTCTTTTTTAAGATATAACTTCAAATTTTCTCCCTCAGATTTGTAAACAGTATAGTTAGGTTGTGTTTGACAGTCAGTTACATGGGATAATTAGCAGCCACTTGTTTCCACTTTGCTTCCAAAACGATAACCACAAATTGTACGGTATGAATATAATCTCGTTGAGTTATCACTTGTGTGTTGGTTTGGTTGCCTATAAGCTAAGGCAAGAATAGAGTTATACCTTTTTATTATCCTAGCGTATTGGTAGAGTAGAGTTGTTAAAATGTTTGAGAAAATTACTTTGAAAAGTTAATtgaaacatgaaaaattaattaataattaaaagctgaaaattatcttattgaatcataattgtttataaaattatctgttaaaataattaaaaaatataaagttacaaaaaagataaaaataataaaattttaccttaagtaaaaaagatcaaaaataaaatctaataaatatttaagaataaaaaggaaataaatataaaaaattagaagttagaagctagtattttaaaaataatatttcaaaaaatacaaacaattattaaaaaaattgtttatcaaaaaagtcaaataattttttttatatatacttgtcATTTTAAATGTCCATCTAACTTTACTGGTTTTTGTTTAGTTTCTGTTGAGagagagataattttttaaaataatctattaTGTAATAATATTCTACCAAGTTTTTCTCTGCATCCCATCATaccaaaaagataaattataaataagagtTAAAAGAAGGCTGATAGTAAAATTCTACCCAAAAAAATAGCAACACAGATGATATGTTTGCATAACAATGTTAAAatgaggaggaaaaaaaaaagaaaaagaaaaatgcacaCAAATATATCTCCCCGTAATGACTAATAGCTCTGTATATAATTCAGCAAATAAAAATAGCTCTCTATATTGCTTTGCACAAGAGGTCTCTTAtgcaaaaagttaaaaattgaaaacgaaAACGTAAAAAGAAAGATCAAATCACGATGGAAATATTAAATGTTGATCATTGGATAGTATCAtgaatgataaatattaaattttaatgaatatgtattaataatataaaataattttataatatcatttgatcataaattacaatatatgataaatttgataatttttataataattattttaaaagtcatataaaattattttacataattattaaggattaattttcttcaaactaatttaaaatatttttcattactttaattatcttaattaatttttttattttgttgcccACCTGACACTTAACTAACTaaaattaatggaaaaaaaataggaaagaacattaaaacatgagaaaaaaaatcatcatgtgTGATAttggtaaattttttaatttttataaaattgtattaaaatatataactcctaaaaatatgaaaaaaattataaaactagacaaaaattatatttataaaaatttaaaaacatatttaaactttcCATCAAAGTAGGTTGAAGTATTCTTTTAGTGGTGACAATGCTAGCCAATCCATCCCATTTTGGCCCATCCCGCCATCAgcctgccaaaaacaggactggaCAAGCTAGCCCGTTTAGTTAGGGTGGGCTAGACACCTTGGCCTGCACCCCCTTATAGGTGGGTTGGTGGGTTAgttcaccttatgattttaaaaaagtctTAGAACATATGTATAATATTGATGTTTTTAAGTAAATACCGAAGTGCCTTATatattagcaaaaaaaatagtattattaaCAATGATCTTTGGCATAAGGAGTGAcgaagttaaaaattaaaatcacaaaaatttaGTTGATTACATTgttagaaataatattaaataacatgATAATGTGACTCATGTGAATTAAGGgcctaaattaatttaataaaataagaagactTATTGGTAAATATAAGaagttaataaataactaacttgataaaagtttgttaataaaaaataaagaactgtATCTCTATCATAAGAGTTTTTCATCTAATTATCCATCAAGGacgtaaaagaaaaataaaagaaggaaagaaatagattggacaaaaaaaaaattgaagaacttatatttttttgtaaatgaaGATAAATTCTATTTACCTTAGAACATATAATAgattcattaaatataaatttatatcattATGTCAACCTTTGTGCATtccaataaaaaacaaacaataattCTCTCTATATAAAAGTAATTCTTGTAACCCATTTGTGGGAAGAATTGGTGTCTTCATATCTGGTCATATGTGGTTGCGCTAGGTGGTTGAAAGTTATTTCCGGATTCATCCAAGTTAATGCATTATTAAGTATGAATCCTTTTTATACTATGAATTGTAagatacaatataatttttacatatagaggctttggtgatttttttacatatttttaaaaatataaaaatagaagcGGAGCGACAAACTAATCCGTCCGGCCCCTGTGGCAAGCTGGTGGTTGAAAAATCCACCCACGTCCCGCCAAATTTATGTCCCGCGTTGTCATTCCTAATTCTTTCATGAATTCAGTTCAGTGCATATCTACGCACGCTTTGTTGGTTTTGCAGCTTCACATATAGCGTCTATTCCTTCTTTCCTAAGAAAACAATCACTATCACTACTACGTTAACGCGCTTGGTTGGTTTtgcaatataaataaataaaatgttattatttggtTATTTACACTTTTAGCCCCCACACATTTcccaatagtattttttttctcttcttcttcttcctccataaTCCATTATCATATTCATATTTGATCACTATCTCTGTTACCTTACACCGCTTTATACATTTTCCAGGAAAGTTTGTAATTTTCCTGGAAAAAATTCTGATTTAATTCAGGCCCAATTTTCCTTCCCCTTATACCAGAATACCCGTTTCATATTTTCTGCGAAATCTATAAATaaactcaaaagaaaaagaaaaaaaaaaatctaatttgcTTCTGAATTCCGATGGGGCAAGGGCAATCCAAAGACGAGTTGCTCTATCAGCAAGTCAGTTATGGGAACGCCGAAGGAATCAAAACCCTTCACAGAGAAGGTGCAGGCCTAGAGGTAGTGGAACTGTGCCAAAATTTCCGtacaaaatgttaatttttattattgttattgtggTGGTTAAGGGAATGATGATTCTGGGTTTGGATCGGTTGCATATTTTTGTTGATTGTGTTGATCTTTGATGCAGTGGAGGGACAAAGATGCGAAGACC includes these proteins:
- the LOC100500374 gene encoding uncharacterized protein LOC100500374; translated protein: MSRLRLGKKLQPAKKAWKSFFNKVQSKVQKLNIPKAIKATFKRLLASLHSLHHLIPSRARHRRSLASNNYHVHSKKNISVISIDDLFTEPASSSSSSVMNVHAHAHHGETSRSKEVKKDLAEGSSDMNTIEDAWKALVAKSPQLQVDQKAEEFISKFRQDMRLQKERSLLEFQEMLARGS
- the LOC100782556 gene encoding uncharacterized protein; translation: MARLRLGKKFDPAKKTWKRISNKVQSKVHKLYIPKAIEATFKRLITILHTLPYLIPSRDRRSLSSKKNISSVRIDNLFCHEPSCSCSCSSSVMNVHAHAHQEERSRGKEVMIDNGIMDTIEDAWKALVAKTNEMQVDQKAEEFISKFREEMRLQKERSLQEFMEMLARGC